Proteins encoded by one window of Lathyrus oleraceus cultivar Zhongwan6 chromosome 1, CAAS_Psat_ZW6_1.0, whole genome shotgun sequence:
- the LOC127079701 gene encoding protein TIFY 5A, with the protein MRRNCNLELCLFPQYISDRNHNHNNHMVEEQEDSDESSMQHQQQPLTIFYDGKMCVTDVTEFQAKSILMLANKKVQEIVKTPTGSEPSKPTMVQSPHQSCSHAPGLSMKRSLQRFLQKRKNRIQQASPYNH; encoded by the exons ATGAGACGGAACTGCAACTTGGAGCTCTGCCTTTTTCCTCAATATATTTCTGATAGAAATCACAATCACAACAATCACAT GGTTGAAGAACAAGAAGATAGTGATGAGAGTTCAATGCAACATCAGCAACAGCCACTGACTATTTTCTACGATGGCAAGATGTGTGTTACTGATGTCACAGAGTTTCAG GCCAAATCAATCTTAATGCTGGCAAATAAAAAAGTGCAAGAAATAGTGAAGACGCCAACAGGATCAGAGCCATCAAAACCAACAATGGTACAATCTCCTCATCAATCATGTAGCCATGCTCCTGGTCTTTCAATGAAAAGATCTTTGCAACGGTTTCTTCAAAAGAGAAAAAATAGGATTCAACAAGCTTCTCCATACAATCATtaa